One genomic window of Nicotiana sylvestris chromosome 10, ASM39365v2, whole genome shotgun sequence includes the following:
- the LOC138880262 gene encoding uncharacterized protein, whose protein sequence is MEIVCDNGPQFIGAQITEFFQSWQNKRITSTPYHPVGNGQAESTNKVIINNLKKRLQEAKGNWPEVLPGVLWAYRTTAKTSTGETPFSLVYGAEALIPAEIGEPSTQFMQATKESNSEEMRVNFDLLEGRREAALIRMAAQKQVIERYYN, encoded by the coding sequence ATGGAGATCGTATGcgataatggccctcaatttattggagctcagatcacggaattttttcaaagttggcaaaataaaaggattacgtcaacaccataccatccagtgggtaatggacaagcagaGTCAACAAATAAGGTTATCATTAACAATTTGAAGAAGCGTTTACAAGAagcaaaaggtaattggcctgaagTATTACCTGgggttttatgggcatatcgaacaactgcTAAAACAAGTACGGGTGAAACACCATTCTCGTTGGTTTACGGAGCCGAAGCCTTGATTCCAGCTGAGATAGGAGAGCCAAGCACACAGTTTATGCAGGCAACGAAGGAGTCTAACAGcgaagagatgcgggtcaattTTGATTTACTCGagggaagaagagaagctgcattaataaggatggcagcacaaaagcaagtcattgaacgatattacaactGA
- the LOC104217269 gene encoding quinolinate phosphoribosyltransferase [decarboxylating] 1a, whose protein sequence is MFKVFPFTAIVHPHAITAPRLVVKMSAIATKNAVESLVVKPPAHPTYDLKGVIQLALSEDAGDLGDVTCKATIPIDMESEAHFLAKEDGIVAGIALAEMIFAEVDPSLKMEWSINDGDKVHKGLKFGKVQGKAHSIVIAERVVLNFMQRMSGIATLTKAMADAAHPATILETRKTAPGLRLVDKWAVLIGGGKNHRMGLFDMVMIKDNHISAAGGVSKALNSVDQYLEQNKLQMGVEVETRTIAEVREVLDYASQTKTSLTRIMLDNMVVPLSNGDIDVSMLKEAVDLINGRFETEASGNVTLETVHKIGQTGVTYISSGALTHSVKALDISLKIDTELALEVGRRTKRA, encoded by the exons ATGTTTAAAGTTTTTCCTTTCACTGCAATAGTGCACCCTCATGCAATTACAGCACCAAG GTTGGTTGTGAAAATGTCAGCAATAGCCACCAAAAATGCAGTGGAGTCATTAGTAGTGAAGCCACCAGCACACCCAACTTATgatttaaagggtgttattcaaCTTGCCCTCTCTGAAGATGCTGGGGATTTAG GAGATGTGACTTGTAAGGCAACAATTCCTATTGACATGGAATCCGAAGCTCATTTTCTAGCAAAGGAAGACGGGATTGTAGCAGGAATTGCACTTGCTGAGATGATATTCGCAGAGGTTGATCCTTCACTAAAG ATGGAGTGGTCTATAAATGATGGTGATAAAGTTCATAAAGGCTTGAAATTCGGCAAAGTACAAG GAAAGGCTCACAGCATTGTTATAGCTGAGAGAGTTGTTCTCAATTTCATGCAAAGAATGAGCGGAATAGCTACACTAACTAAG GCGATGGCAGATGCTGCACACCCTGCTACCATCTTGGAGACTAGGAAAACTGCTCCAGGATTACGTTTGGTGGATAAATGGGCG GTATTGATCGGTGGGGGGAAGAATCACAGAATGGGCTTATTTGATATGGTAATGATAAAAGATAATCACATATCTGCTGCTGGAGGTGTCAGCAAAGCTCTAAATTCCGTGGATCAGTATTTGGAACAAAATAAACTCCAGATGGGGGTTGAG GTTGAAACCAGGACAATTGCAGAAGTACGAGAGGTTCTGGACTATGCATCTCAAACAAAGACTTCGTTGACTAGGATAATGCTGGACAATATGGTTGTTCCATTATCTAATGGAGATATTGATGTATCCATGCTTAAGGAGGCTGTAGATTTGATCAATGGGAGGTTTGAGACAGAG GCTTCAGGAAATGTTACCCTTGAAACAGTGCACAAGATTGGACAAACTGGTGTTACCTACATTTCTAG TGGTGCCCTAACGCATTCTGTGAAAGCACTTGACATATCCCTGAAGATCGATACAGAGCTCGCCCTTGAAGTTGGACGACGTACAAAACGAGCATGA